Within Streptomyces sp. NBC_00704, the genomic segment CGGGGGCGCACGGTCGCCGTGAAGCTCGTCCGGCGCGAACTGGCCACCCGTGAGGAGTTCCGGGCGCGTTTCCGCCAGGAGGTCCGCAACGCGCAGCGGGTGGGCGGCTTCTGGACGGCCCCCGTCCTCGACGCGGACACCGAGGCCGCCGTGCCCTGGGTGGCCACCGGCTACGTGGCCGGGCCGAGCCTCCAGCAGGTCGTGAGCCACGACCACGGCCCGCTGCCCGAGCGGTCGGTGCGCATCCTCGCCGCCGGCCTCGCCCACGCCCTCACCAACATCCACGCGGCCGGCATCGTCCACCGCGACCTGAAGCCGTCCAACGTGATGGTCACCATCGAGGGGCCCCGGGTCATCGACTTCGGCGTCGCGCGGGCGCTGGAGAGCGTGACCGGCGGCGACGGCGGGCTGACGCAGACCGGCGCGGTCATCGGCTCGCCCGGTTTCATGGCCCCCGAGCAGGTGCGCGGCGAAGCGGTCACCCCGGCCAGCGACGTCTTCTGCCTCGGCTCGGTCATCGCCTACGCCGCCACCGGTGTGCTGCCCTTCGGCGCGCGCGACGACGGGGCGCACGCGCTGATGTTCCGCATCGCCGAGGACGACCCCGACCTCACGGGCGTCCCCGAGGGCATCGCCGACCTGGTCCGCGCCTGTCTGCGCAAGGACCCGGCCGCCCGCCCCTCCCTCGCCCGCGTCCTGGAGCTCACCGGCGTCGACGACACCGTCTCCGACGGCCGCTCGCGCGACCCGTGGCTGCCCGGCGCGCTGGTGGCCCAGCTCGGCCGGCACGCCGTGCGGCTCCTGGAGGCGGAGGATCCCGAGCACCCCGGCGGCTTCGGCAGCGCCGCGAACCCGGCGACCCCGGCCGGCGGCGACGGCCCGGCCGCCGGTCTCCCGGCCGTCCGGCCCGGACACCCGCCCGCGGGCGCGGCGGCCGTCGAGCAGCACTCCGGGCCGCGCGGCGACGGGTACGGGCCGGATCCCCGCCGCACGCTCGTCGCGGGCCCCGGCGGCATCCCGTCGCAGACGCCCCCGCCCGGCTCGGACGCCTTCGCGCACCCGGCGTACGGCCACGATCAGCGGCACCCGCAGCAGGCCCCCGGCGGGCACGGGCCCGCGTCCGGGCCGGCGGACGGCTGGTCCGCCGCCCCAGGCATCCCGGCCCCGTACAACCCCTACGCCGCGGGCGGTCCGGGTGCGACCGCGCCGCCGTACGACCCCTACGGCCAGGCCGGTCCCGAGGCGCAGGAGCCGCCGCGGCGCGGCGGCCGCACCACCGCGCTGCTCGCTCTGGTCGGCCTGGTGGTCGCCGTCGCGGCGGGCGGCTCGGTGTACGCGCTCATGAACGGCGACGGCGACGGCGGAGGGCATACGACGGCCGGCGCCTCCACCTCGGCCCTGCCCTCCACGCCGGCCTCGGGCACGCCGTCGCCGTCCGCGTCCGGGGAGTCCTCCGCCTCCCCGTCCCCGTCCGCCTCGGCCGGTGCGGTGCCGGCGGCGTTCCTCGGCGCCTGGACGACCGCGATCGAGAACGAGACCGGCACCAACACCCGCCGGCTGACCATCACGCAGGGCGAGGTCGGGGACGCGGTGCTCGCCCTCGTCGCCGACGGGGAGTCGTACCACTGCGAGTTCAGCGCCACCCTCACCCGGTCGCCCGGCGCCGACGGCCCGCTGCGGATCGGCCCGTCCAAGGTCGTCGCCGGCCGCCCGCTGTCCGCGTGCAGCCCCGGCGCCGCCTCCGAGGTCACCCTCCTGGCCGACGGCAGACTCGAACGCGTCAACACCGGCACGGGCGAGAAACTCACCTACGGCAAGGGCTGAGCGGTACCGGGGCCGGACCGCGCCCCGGCCCCGCCGACGCCGCTCAGCGGGGCTCCGGCGGCCGCTGGCGGGGCATGTTGGGACGGGCGTTCACCCCAGGCGGGGAGGGGAAGCGGCCGGGGCCGCCGCCGCCCACGTCCGCCCGGCCGGCCGACGCGATCGCCGCCTGGATGCCCATGGGAGTCGGACCGGCCCGGAACTCCACCATCCAGTCGGCCGTCTCCGTGCGCACCAGGTCCGTGACGTCGTCCGAGAACCGCCGCAGCACCCCCAGACACCGCTCGGCGGCCTCGCTCGCGGTGCCCTCGGCCGGGCCCAGCACCTCCCGGACGCTCTCCGACGCCCAGTCGAACTGAAGCACCTGGAGCCTGCGGTGCACGGCCTGCGCGGTGGCCACGTCCCGCATCCAGCCGGACGTCACCCCGAAGAACCGGTCCACCGCCACGCAGGACACCGCCAGCAGCAGCGACAGATAGCCCCACGGGGCCACCTCGCCCAGCACCCGGGTGAGGTCCAGCAGCGGCAGCGCGGCGCCGCACACCGCCCCGGCCGCCGCCCCGGCGCGCAGCACCCGGGCGGCCCGCCTCTTCCACACCCGGTCGCCGAGGTACCAGGCGGCGGTCTCCAGCGCGCCCCGCTCCACCCACCGGTACAGCTCGTCCAGCCGCTCCGCGGGCTCGCCCCAGTCCCCGAGCGGCAGCGCCCGCCCGGTCAGGTCGCCCGGCCGCAGCCCGGCCGCGCCCTCACCCCGCCCGTCCTGGGGCGGACCCTCGGGCTGCATCTCCGGCTGCTGAACCACCCGGCACTCCCTACTGATCCCTAGCGGTGGATCCCGACCGATCCCCATGGCGCCGGCCCCTTTCCGAGGGCGCCCGCCGGCCCCGGCCGGTCACGTGGGGTGACACCCGCGACGCCGATGCCGCCGCGCCGGACCTTTCCTACCTCCCAATGGGTGGCCGAGAGGAAGGTTTCATCGCTTTTACGCCTGGAAGTAGGCGTTGATCAGGTATAGACCGCCCACGTAACTCACTCGAAAGAGTGCTGGGGCGACACCCGCACAGACCACGTAGGCTCGTGCCGAGCGGGGTGAAACCCGCCCGGAGGAACGCCCGACCGTCGTAGACCCAGGAGCTGATCGTGATTCCCGGTGGTGGCCAGCCCAACATGCAGCAGCTGCTCCAGCAGGCCCAGAAGATGCAGCAGGACCTGGCCCGCGCGCAGGAGGAGCTGGCGAACACGGAGGTCGACGGGCAGGCGGGCGGCGGCCTGGTGAGCGCGACCGTGACGGGCTCCGGCGAGCTGCGCGCCCTGCGGATCGACCCGAAGGCCGTGGACCCGGAGGACACCGAGACCCTCGCCGACCTGGTCGTCGCGGCCGTCCAGGCGGCCAACGAGAACGCCCAGACGCTTCAGCAGCAGAAGCTCGGCCCGCTGACCCAGGGCCTGGGCGGCGGCAGCGGCATCCCGGGTCTGCCCTTCTGACCCGGGCCACGGCCGGCCCGCCCTTACGCGGACCGGCCCCGGCCGACTACCGTACGTACGGCAAGGAACCCCAGGAAGGACGGCAGTCCGTTGTACGAAGGCGTGGTCCAGGACCTCATCGACGAGCTGGGGCGGCTGCCCGGCGTCGGTCCCAAGAGCGCGCAGCGGATCGCCTTCCACATCCTTCAGACGGAGCCGACGGACGTACGGCGTCTCGCCCACGCCCTCCTGGAGGTCAAGGCGAAGGTCCGCTTCTGCGCGACCTGCGGCAACGTGGCGCAGGAGGAGCTGTGCGGCATTTGCCGCGACCCGCGCCGGGACCCGAGCTGCATCTGCGTCGTGGAGGAGCCCAAGGACGTCGTCGCGATCGAGCGCACCCGTGAGTTCCGCGGCAAGTACCACGTCCTGGGCGGGGCGATCAGCCCCATCGAGGGGGTGGGTCCCGACGATCTGCGGATCCGCGAACTCCTGGCGCGGCTGGCGGACGGCACGGTCACGGAGCTGATCCTGGCCACGGATCCCAACCTGGAGGGCGAGGCCACGGCCACGTACCTCGCCCGCATGATCAAGCCCATGGGCCTGAAGGTCACCCGCCTGGCCAGCGGCCTCCCGGTGGGCGGCGACCTGGAATACGCGGACGAGGTGACCCTCGGCCGCGCCTTCGAGGGGAGACGACTCCTAGATGTCTGACGCCACGCTGCACGCGACCGAGCAGAACCCGGACGACTTCGCGGTCCAGATCGCGGACCAGATCGAGAGCTTCCTGGTGGCCGTCACCGAGGTGGCGAAGGGCGACGAGCCGGGCTCGGCGGTCCCCTTCCTGCTGCTGGAGGTCTCCCAGCTGCTCCTGGCCGGCGGCCGGCTCGGCGCCCACGAGGACATCGTCCCCGACGAGCGCTACGAGCCCGACCCCGGCTTCGAGCCGGACGCGGACGTACTGCGCGAGAACCTGGCCCGCCTTCTGGAGCCGGTCGACATCTACTCCGAGGTCTTCGATCCCTACGAGCCCCGCAAGGCGCCCGTGCCGGCCCGGATCTCCGACGACCTCGCGGACGTCATCGCCGACCTGCGCCACGGCATGGTCCACTACCGGGCCGGCCGCACCACCGAGGCCCTGTGGTGGTGGCAGTTCTCCTACTTCTCCAACTGGGGCTCCACGGCGTCGGCGACCCTGCGCGCCCTGCACTCGGTGCTCGCCCACGTCCGGCTGGACCAGCCCCTGGAGGAGCTGGACGGTCTCGACACCGACCAGTCGGCCCTGGGCGACGAGACGCTGGAGTTCGAGGCGGGCCGGGTGATGGCCGAGGAGATCGGCGGACAGCCGGGCGTCGGCGGCGTCAGGAGCTGAGGGCGGCCGCGGCGGGCGGCCGCGGGCGGGCCGCGGCGTCGCCGTCCGAGAGTTGGCACGGTGTTGGACGTCCCCTGTACGGAGGCTGCACGGGCCCTGACCGGGCGGACGCGAGGCTTGGGTCATCCCGACAGCACCGAGCCGCACAGGAGTTGCGATGACCCGCACGACCCGCATACGCGCCGCCCTCGTCACCGCCGCCGTCGTCGTCACCGCGGCGACGGTGTCGGCCGGAGTCAGCGCGGCCGGCCCCGAGAAGGCGCCGAAGCCCGGCAAGAAGCAGATCGCCGCCCTGTTCGACGGCTGGAACGCCGCGCTGCGGACCCACGACCCGGACGTCGTGGCCGACCGCTACGCCAAGGACGCGGTGCTGCTGCCGACCCTCTCCGACGAGGTGCGCGCCGACCGCGCCGGCATCGTGGACTACATGGAGCACTTCCTCCAGAACAAGCCGGTCGGCGAGAAGATCGAGACGCACATCAACGTCCTCGACAGCGACTCCGCCCTCGACAGCGGCGTGTACCGGTTCACGCTCACCGACCCGGTCACCGGAAAGAAGAGAGTCGTCGAGGCCCGCTACACCTACGAGTACGAGAAGCGCGGCGGCAAGTGGCTGATCGTCAACCACCACTCCTCGGCGATGCCCGAGAGCTGACCGCCCCGGCTCAGCCCGCAGGCGGCGCGGTCCGCAGCGTGATGCGCACGCACAGCCCGCCGCCGGGGGCGTCCGCCAGGACCACCGTCCCGCCGTCGTCGGTCACCAGCTGTCTGACGACGGCGAGGCCGAGCCCGGAGCCCGAGCGCCCGGTCAGGCCCTGGCCGCGCCAGAAGCGGTCGAAGGCGCGGGCCTTGTCCGCGTCCGGCATGCCCGGTCCCTCGTCCGCCACGGACAGGACCGCCTCCCCCGCCCCCGACTCCACGCGGACGGTGATCGTCCCGCCGTCCGGCGACACCTCCAGGGCGTTCGAGAGCACGTTGTCCAGCACCTGGTCCAGATGACCGGGGCCGGCCAGCACAGACGGCCGGCCGCCGACACCACTCCCCCCGAGCGCGATGGTGACTCCGCGCTCGTCGGCGGCCGGTCTCCACACCGTGAGCCGTTCGGCCACGATCTCCGCCAGCGGCAGCGGCTCCGCGGCCGTCACCTTCGCCTCGGCCCGCGCCAGCACCAGCAGTCCGTTCACCAGCCGGCTCATGCGGACGACCTCCGCAGTCGCCTGCTCCACGTCCTCGCGGACCGACTCGTCGTCCACGCCGTCCGCGATGTTGTCCAGCGACAGCCGCAACGCCGTGAGCGGGGTGCGCAGTTGGTGCGAGGCGTCGGCCACGAAGACGCGCTGCGAGTCGACCAGGGTGTCCAGGCGCTCCGCGCCCTGGTTGAGGGTGCGCGCCAGGGTCCGCGTCTCCGGCGGGCCCGTGACCGGGGAACGGGCGGTCAGGTCCCCGTCGCCGAACCGGCTCGCCATCGCGTTGAGCGCGCGCAGCGGCGCGGTGATCCGGCGGGCGGCGTACCCGCCGATCGCGCCGGCCGCCGCCAGGACGAGGACGGCGAGCCCGGCCCGGAAGCCCCAGATCTGCCACAGCCGCCGGGTCATGTCCGAGGTCGAGTAGACGATCCGGACGGCCGCGTCCCCGCGCGCGGGCACCGTGACCGTCAGCCTGCTGCCCCAGATGAAGTCCGAACCCCAGTCCGTGCTGGGGGAGCCGTCCCGCACGGCCCGGGTCAGCGCCGCGTCCTCGGCGGGCCGGGGCAGGCCGGGGGCGCAGGTGCGGGTGGGGGTGACCTGGACGTCGCCGGGGGTCTTGTCGCCGTAGGCCCGGGCGACCTCGGTCAGGGCCTCGCAGGAGATGCGGTCGCCGTTGCCCAGCAGCAGCGCCATGGTGTCGGCCTCGCGCAGGACGGACAGCTCGGTGTCGTCGCGCAGCTGCTTGGTGAGGGTGAAGGCCACCGGCACGGTGAACAGCAGGATGGCGACGGCGACGATCAGGATGTAGCTGCGGATGAGCTGACGGTTCATGAGGGGCCGGCGTCGTCGGGCCCGGGACCGGCGTCCTTGACGATCTCCAGGCGGAAGCCGACGCCGCGCACCGCCTCGATGACGACGACCCCGGCCAGCTTGCGCCGCAGGGCGGCCACATGGACGTCGAGGGTCTTCGTCGGCCCGAACCAGTTGGCGTCCCAGACCGCTTCCATGATCTGTTCGCGCGACATCAGCGCGCCCGGTTCCTCGGTGAGGAAGGAGAGCAGGTCGTACTCCTTCGGCGCGAGCGCGACCTCGGCGCCGTCCACGTGGACGCGGGCCGCCTTGCGGTCGACGGTCAGCCGGGGCCCGTAGCGGTCCGGGCCGGCGTCGGCCCCCGCGGGGCGCGGCTGCACGCGCCGCAGCACCGCCCGTATGCGGGCGATGACCTCGCGCACCCCGAACGGCTTGGACACGTAGTCGTCGGCGCCCAGCTCCAGGCCGACCACGCGGTCCGTCTCGTCGCTGCGGGCGCTGATCACGATGATCGGCACGCTGCCCCGGTCGCGCAGGGCCTTGCAGACGTCGAGGCCGTCGGTGTCGGGCAGGCCGAGGTCGAGCAGGACGACGTCGCAGGGGCCGGGGTGGGCGAGGGCGGCGGCGCCCGTGGTGACCCAGTCGACGGCGAAGCCGTAGCGCTGCAGACCGCGCCGGAGCGACTCGGCGACCGGTTCGTCGTCTTCCACCAGGAGTACGTGCACAGCGGCACGATAGTGCGGTGAAGTGCTTGAAAGTTAATTCACAGCTATCACTTCGGCCTCAGTGGGCAGGGAAGCCCCGACGACGGGCGTCCGCGCGTCCTCCGCGGGCCCGCGAGTCTCACCATGCGGTACCCGGGAGGCGGATTTCGGGCGCTCGTTAGACTGAGCCGACCGCAGTACAAGGGCGTATGTGCGGCAAAGAGACAAACTGAGCGAGGAGCGCACGTGGGCCTTGTCGTGCAGAAGTACGGAGGCTCCTCCGTAGCCGATGCCGAGGGCATCAAGCGCGTCGCCAAGCGGATCGTGGAAGCGAAGAAGAACGGCCACCAGGTGGTCGTCGTAGTTTCCGCGATGGGCGACACGACGGACGAGCTGATCGATCTCGCCGAGCAGGTGTCACCGATGCCCAGCGGCCGGGAATTCGACATGCTGCTGACCGCCGGAGAGCGGATCTCCATGGCCCTGCTGGCCATGGCGATCAAGAACCTGGGCCACAGCGCCCAGTCGTTCACCGGCAGCCAGGCAGGCGTCATCACCGACTCGGTCCACAACAAAGCCCGGATCATCGACGTCACGCCGGGCCGCATCCGGACCGCGCTGGACGAGGGCAACATCGCCATCGTCGCCGGGTTCCAGGGCGTCAGCCAGGACAAGAAGGACATCACCACGCTGGGGCGCGGCGGGTCCGACACCACGGCCGTCGCCCTGGCCGCCGCGCTCGACGCCGAGGTCTGCGAGATCTACACCGACGTGGACGGCGTGTTCACCGCCGACCCGCGCGTGGTGAAGAAG encodes:
- a CDS encoding response regulator transcription factor produces the protein MHVLLVEDDEPVAESLRRGLQRYGFAVDWVTTGAAALAHPGPCDVVLLDLGLPDTDGLDVCKALRDRGSVPIIVISARSDETDRVVGLELGADDYVSKPFGVREVIARIRAVLRRVQPRPAGADAGPDRYGPRLTVDRKAARVHVDGAEVALAPKEYDLLSFLTEEPGALMSREQIMEAVWDANWFGPTKTLDVHVAALRRKLAGVVVIEAVRGVGFRLEIVKDAGPGPDDAGPS
- a CDS encoding SgcJ/EcaC family oxidoreductase — encoded protein: MTRTTRIRAALVTAAVVVTAATVSAGVSAAGPEKAPKPGKKQIAALFDGWNAALRTHDPDVVADRYAKDAVLLPTLSDEVRADRAGIVDYMEHFLQNKPVGEKIETHINVLDSDSALDSGVYRFTLTDPVTGKKRVVEARYTYEYEKRGGKWLIVNHHSSAMPES
- a CDS encoding sensor histidine kinase, with amino-acid sequence MNRQLIRSYILIVAVAILLFTVPVAFTLTKQLRDDTELSVLREADTMALLLGNGDRISCEALTEVARAYGDKTPGDVQVTPTRTCAPGLPRPAEDAALTRAVRDGSPSTDWGSDFIWGSRLTVTVPARGDAAVRIVYSTSDMTRRLWQIWGFRAGLAVLVLAAAGAIGGYAARRITAPLRALNAMASRFGDGDLTARSPVTGPPETRTLARTLNQGAERLDTLVDSQRVFVADASHQLRTPLTALRLSLDNIADGVDDESVREDVEQATAEVVRMSRLVNGLLVLARAEAKVTAAEPLPLAEIVAERLTVWRPAADERGVTIALGGSGVGGRPSVLAGPGHLDQVLDNVLSNALEVSPDGGTITVRVESGAGEAVLSVADEGPGMPDADKARAFDRFWRGQGLTGRSGSGLGLAVVRQLVTDDGGTVVLADAPGGGLCVRITLRTAPPAG
- a CDS encoding DUF5063 domain-containing protein, whose product is MSDATLHATEQNPDDFAVQIADQIESFLVAVTEVAKGDEPGSAVPFLLLEVSQLLLAGGRLGAHEDIVPDERYEPDPGFEPDADVLRENLARLLEPVDIYSEVFDPYEPRKAPVPARISDDLADVIADLRHGMVHYRAGRTTEALWWWQFSYFSNWGSTASATLRALHSVLAHVRLDQPLEELDGLDTDQSALGDETLEFEAGRVMAEEIGGQPGVGGVRS
- the recR gene encoding recombination mediator RecR, with protein sequence MYEGVVQDLIDELGRLPGVGPKSAQRIAFHILQTEPTDVRRLAHALLEVKAKVRFCATCGNVAQEELCGICRDPRRDPSCICVVEEPKDVVAIERTREFRGKYHVLGGAISPIEGVGPDDLRIRELLARLADGTVTELILATDPNLEGEATATYLARMIKPMGLKVTRLASGLPVGGDLEYADEVTLGRAFEGRRLLDV
- a CDS encoding YbaB/EbfC family nucleoid-associated protein → MIPGGGQPNMQQLLQQAQKMQQDLARAQEELANTEVDGQAGGGLVSATVTGSGELRALRIDPKAVDPEDTETLADLVVAAVQAANENAQTLQQQKLGPLTQGLGGGSGIPGLPF
- a CDS encoding serine/threonine-protein kinase, with protein sequence MEKLGPGDPQRIGGYRLLARLGAGGMGRVYLARSDRGRTVAVKLVRRELATREEFRARFRQEVRNAQRVGGFWTAPVLDADTEAAVPWVATGYVAGPSLQQVVSHDHGPLPERSVRILAAGLAHALTNIHAAGIVHRDLKPSNVMVTIEGPRVIDFGVARALESVTGGDGGLTQTGAVIGSPGFMAPEQVRGEAVTPASDVFCLGSVIAYAATGVLPFGARDDGAHALMFRIAEDDPDLTGVPEGIADLVRACLRKDPAARPSLARVLELTGVDDTVSDGRSRDPWLPGALVAQLGRHAVRLLEAEDPEHPGGFGSAANPATPAGGDGPAAGLPAVRPGHPPAGAAAVEQHSGPRGDGYGPDPRRTLVAGPGGIPSQTPPPGSDAFAHPAYGHDQRHPQQAPGGHGPASGPADGWSAAPGIPAPYNPYAAGGPGATAPPYDPYGQAGPEAQEPPRRGGRTTALLALVGLVVAVAAGGSVYALMNGDGDGGGHTTAGASTSALPSTPASGTPSPSASGESSASPSPSASAGAVPAAFLGAWTTAIENETGTNTRRLTITQGEVGDAVLALVADGESYHCEFSATLTRSPGADGPLRIGPSKVVAGRPLSACSPGAASEVTLLADGRLERVNTGTGEKLTYGKG
- a CDS encoding SLATT domain-containing protein — protein: MGIGRDPPLGISRECRVVQQPEMQPEGPPQDGRGEGAAGLRPGDLTGRALPLGDWGEPAERLDELYRWVERGALETAAWYLGDRVWKRRAARVLRAGAAAGAVCGAALPLLDLTRVLGEVAPWGYLSLLLAVSCVAVDRFFGVTSGWMRDVATAQAVHRRLQVLQFDWASESVREVLGPAEGTASEAAERCLGVLRRFSDDVTDLVRTETADWMVEFRAGPTPMGIQAAIASAGRADVGGGGPGRFPSPPGVNARPNMPRQRPPEPR